In Lacinutrix sp. Bg11-31, the DNA window AGTTCCTGTAAGTTATTGGTAGTCATATACAAATCGTTTAATACTTCATTTTCATTAAAATGATTAGAAAACAATTCGTTTATTACTTCTTCTTGTTCTTTATAGTCTAATACAAAATTTAATATATATTTTAAAACAGCGCTTTTTTCGTCATCATAAATGTAAATCGCTTTTATTTTAGCGACATCTATAGTTTGCAATTTACTTTTGTATTTATTTTCAATTCTTTTTAAGATTATTTCAGATTCAATTTTTGATCTTAATAAATGAATTTTGTGGACTGTCGATATTTTTTTCTCTTGATAGTTAATTGAATTTGCAAAAAACATTGCCGGAATATTAAGTTCGTTTAATATTGAAAACCCAAAATCAACTTGTTCTTTTAGTCCATCATCAAAAGTTATTAAAATATAATTTTCTTTACTTGAAAGGATTTGTTCAGAATTATCTAATAAATCTTTTGAAGCTATAAATTCACCTTGATTTTGAAGCAATAGCAACTGTTTTTTAAATGCTAAAGGTGTGACTCCAAAAATACTTGGGTATTTAGTTTTAAAATCTTCTCTAATGTAATGGTAGTTACTAACTGTTAGCATAATTTAAATATCCATAAATTGTTTTTGATGATTGGTTTCCCATAAATCTTCCATCAATAATGTTTTTAAAAAAGCTTCCGCACTATTACCTTTTCCAAAGATTTCGGTTTTCTCTATTTCAAATTCTTTTTTATCGTTAATAGCTTTTAATATAGCTTCAGCATTATAACTTGTATTAATAATTGAACCCAATAAAACTCTATTGGCTTGTCTTGTACCAACGTTTATTGTAGGAATTCCATAATAAGGTGCTTCTCTCACACCTGCACTACTATTACCAATTATAAATTTAGATTTTTTTAATAAGGTTAAAAAATATTCGAATCTTATGGATGGGAAAATTCTAAAATTTGAATGGCTTTTTAAAGTTTGATAAGTTTCAAGTATAATTTGGCTTCCTAAATCGTTATTAGGGAAAATTACAACATAATTCTTTTCACTCTTAATTAAGGCTTCTACAAATTGCTTTGCATAGCGTTCCATTTGATCATGCTCTGTTGTTACAGGATGAAACATCGCTACTGCATAATCATCAAAACTAATATTATAATATGCCTTAACAACCTCTAGGCTTGGTAGGTTTTCGGAAAACATAATATCTACATCTGGAGAACCAATACTATAAATAGACTTTGGCAACTCTCCCATTTGCTCCAAACGTTCTTTAGCTTTATCGTTAGCGACAAAATGAATATGACTCATTTTACTTGTAGAATGTCGAATAAGCTCGTCTATAGTACCAGATAATTCGCCTCCTTCAATATGTGCAACTAATATATTATTTAAACTACCAACAATAGCTCCTGCTAATGCTTCTACACGATCTCCATGAATAACAATTAAGTCTGGGTTTATAGTTTTTATAAACTCAGAAAAACCCGAAATGGTCTTAGCCAATGTTAAATCCATTGTAGCCTCGTGTGTGTGGTTGTTAAATGTTGAAATATTTTTAAAACCACAACGTTCAACTTCAATTAATGTATAACCATATTCTTCAAGCATATGCATGCCTGTAACAAATATGTGTACCTCAAATTGACTTTGACTTTCTAGAATTTGGATTAGTGATTTCACTTTTCCGAAGTCTGCTCGTGTGCCTGTTAAAAAAACAATTTTTTTCATTTATCTACTTTATAGGCTTTATTTTATGTGTTTCATCTTTTAAAACGATACTATTACTCTTAATGCTAGTACTTACAAGAATATGAGCACCAATAGTTACATTATTTTCAATTTTTAAATCACCAAGAATTGAAGCGTTACAGTATAGTGTTACATTATCTCCAATAACAACTCCAGTGCCTTCTCTGTTTTTTTTATGACCAATAGTACAACCTTGATGAATTATAAAACCTTTCCCAATGGTGTTTCTACTACCTATTACTGTGCCTTGCCCATGGATTATATAAAAACCTTCTGCGATAGTATTATTGAAATAGATTTCGCAGGAACACAACTCTTTTAATAGCCAATGAATTTGAGCTGTTAAATCGTTATAATTCTCTGTTTGTAATTGATTTCCTAGTCTAAATAAAAAGACAGCCAACTCATTAGCATTACTTTGTATTCTTTGTTTTATTTCTTTTTTTGATAATGTTGGTAAATGATAGTTTACATCTTTTACTGTTTTCTCGAAAGCATCATGTATTACCTTATCTGGTATGGCTTTTGGCTTATATACTTTAGCTTGTAAAAAAGAAACAAATTCTACCATTACTTAATATCTTTCCAAGTTAACTGTTCGTCATTATCTATTGCTCTTGTTGCTATTTTACCAAGTATACTTTCATACTCATTGGCTAAAATATCTCCAGTTCCAGGTCTTTTAACCCAGATATTTTCTTTTGTATAGGTTTCACCTTCTGCAATTGGTTTTATTGTACAAACTGTTGCAAAAGCAAAATCTATGGTTACCTGTTCTTCTTTTGCAGGTTCTTTAACTCCACCACGCATTAATGCTATTTCTGCACTGCTTGTTATTAATTCGCTACAAGCTTTCTCGTCCATACTACAAACAATATCTGGACCTGTACGTTGCATGTGGTCTGTAAAATGACGCTCTAATATAGAACCACCTAGTGCTACAGCTCCTAAACATGCATTATTATTTAGTGTGTGATCGCTTAAACCAAAAACTTTATCTGGAAACGCTTCGTGTAATTGTATCATGGCTCCAAAACGTACCAAATGAATTGGTGTTGGATATAAATTTGTGGTATGTAATAGCGCAACAGGTACTTTATGTTTATCGAAAATAGCGACAGCTTTACTTACACTTTCTATGGTATTCATTCCTGTACTTAATATTACAGGCTTACCAAACTGTGCTATATGTTCTAAAAGCGGATAGTTATTACACTCACCAGATCCTATTTTATAAGCTGGTATGTCGAACTTTTTTAAACGTTCTGCTGCTGCACGAGAGAAAGGTGTAGAAATAAAAATCATGCCTTTAGACTCTACATAATTTTTAAGTGCAAGCTCATCTTCTTCGTTAAGCGAACAACGCTCCATAATATCGTAAATAGAAACATTTGCATTACCAGGAATTACTTTTTTTGCTGCACCACTCATTTCGTCTGCAACAATGTGTGTTTGGTGCTTTACAACCTCGACACCTGCTCTATGTGCTGCATCAACCATTTCTTTGGCTACTGTTAGAGAACCTTCGTGGTTTATACCAATTTCGGCAATGACTAAAGGTGGGAAATCTTGACCAATTTTACGTCCAGCTATTTCTATATATGGATTCATGTATTGTATTCTCTATATTATATTAATTTACCTTCTTTTCTTTTACTTAAATAACTCTTTATTTTATTTCTAGCTGGCTTTTCAATATATAAATAACTTAAAATAGATAAGCCAATGAGTATAAACAACCTTAAAAAGAAGCAAAATAAGAAATCTTCTGCTTTATCTAAGCCTAAATATTTATTCAATCTATAATCACTTATATATCCCCATATTACAAATTGAAGAATATATAAACCGTAACTTATTTCGCCTAAAAAAATAAAAGTTTTTTTATTAAATAGTTTGGTTATAAACCCATTATTAAGTGACAATAATATAATTATTGGAATAAACAAAACTGCTAAAAGACCATTGTGATAACTAAGCCCTATGGGAAATTTTAAGGCTATTAAAGATAAAATAACTAAAGCAATTATATGCACATCATAATTTTTAGTTTCAGTACTTTTTTTAACGAAATAAAGACCTGCTAAATTACCAATAATAAATTCATTAAGATGAAAAATGGGATGATACATTACATCTTTGGAACTATAAAATAAATCTGTAAACGTTGTTTGATTAATTAAATAATGAAATAAAAATTGGCTAATTAACCAAAAGAAAATAATCGGGACAATTAATTTATTGAAACTAATTTTAGAGTAAAACCTATTGTATAAAAATGGGAACAATGCATAGAATACTAACTCTACTGATAATGACCAAGCAGGAAT includes these proteins:
- a CDS encoding polysaccharide deacetylase family protein, whose translation is MLTVSNYHYIREDFKTKYPSIFGVTPLAFKKQLLLLQNQGEFIASKDLLDNSEQILSSKENYILITFDDGLKEQVDFGFSILNELNIPAMFFANSINYQEKKISTVHKIHLLRSKIESEIILKRIENKYKSKLQTIDVAKIKAIYIYDDEKSAVLKYILNFVLDYKEQEEVINELFSNHFNENEVLNDLYMTTNNLQELANLGYLGSHTHSHYPLGLLPLKDITKELESSKNYFESLTKTKIDTVAYPYGTDEACTAEVSKLATLAGYKFGFTTKRGVNLNPQDKLLLNRFDCNDVIGGKNYKI
- a CDS encoding N-acetylneuraminate synthase family protein, with translation MNPYIEIAGRKIGQDFPPLVIAEIGINHEGSLTVAKEMVDAAHRAGVEVVKHQTHIVADEMSGAAKKVIPGNANVSIYDIMERCSLNEEDELALKNYVESKGMIFISTPFSRAAAERLKKFDIPAYKIGSGECNNYPLLEHIAQFGKPVILSTGMNTIESVSKAVAIFDKHKVPVALLHTTNLYPTPIHLVRFGAMIQLHEAFPDKVFGLSDHTLNNNACLGAVALGGSILERHFTDHMQRTGPDIVCSMDEKACSELITSSAEIALMRGGVKEPAKEEQVTIDFAFATVCTIKPIAEGETYTKENIWVKRPGTGDILANEYESILGKIATRAIDNDEQLTWKDIK
- the neuC gene encoding UDP-N-acetylglucosamine 2-epimerase — encoded protein: MKKIVFLTGTRADFGKVKSLIQILESQSQFEVHIFVTGMHMLEEYGYTLIEVERCGFKNISTFNNHTHEATMDLTLAKTISGFSEFIKTINPDLIVIHGDRVEALAGAIVGSLNNILVAHIEGGELSGTIDELIRHSTSKMSHIHFVANDKAKERLEQMGELPKSIYSIGSPDVDIMFSENLPSLEVVKAYYNISFDDYAVAMFHPVTTEHDQMERYAKQFVEALIKSEKNYVVIFPNNDLGSQIILETYQTLKSHSNFRIFPSIRFEYFLTLLKKSKFIIGNSSAGVREAPYYGIPTINVGTRQANRVLLGSIINTSYNAEAILKAINDKKEFEIEKTEIFGKGNSAEAFLKTLLMEDLWETNHQKQFMDI
- a CDS encoding serine acetyltransferase: MVEFVSFLQAKVYKPKAIPDKVIHDAFEKTVKDVNYHLPTLSKKEIKQRIQSNANELAVFLFRLGNQLQTENYNDLTAQIHWLLKELCSCEIYFNNTIAEGFYIIHGQGTVIGSRNTIGKGFIIHQGCTIGHKKNREGTGVVIGDNVTLYCNASILGDLKIENNVTIGAHILVSTSIKSNSIVLKDETHKIKPIK
- a CDS encoding acyltransferase; translated protein: MRIEQLTFTRFVAALLIVVFHFGSGSMHFTNEYTQFLFKQANIGVSYFFILSGFVMIIAYHKKVKVNFMDYMVNRFARIYPVYLLAILFLLFLIVVSGQFNFTEFILNLFMVQTWVPGQALVFNIPAWSLSVELVFYALFPFLYNRFYSKISFNKLIVPIIFFWLISQFLFHYLINQTTFTDLFYSSKDVMYHPIFHLNEFIIGNLAGLYFVKKSTETKNYDVHIIALVILSLIALKFPIGLSYHNGLLAVLFIPIIILLSLNNGFITKLFNKKTFIFLGEISYGLYILQFVIWGYISDYRLNKYLGLDKAEDFLFCFFLRLFILIGLSILSYLYIEKPARNKIKSYLSKRKEGKLI